One cyanobiont of Ornithocercus magnificus DNA segment encodes these proteins:
- a CDS encoding EamA/RhaT family transporter — MQQGDSLPLVALTFSRLRRRYNHDTNYRGTCTLLASGLSFSLMAVCVKHLGGRLPVAEVVLSRAVISLAITRLLLLKAGVSPWGKRKGLLALRGILGTAALFCVFYALTQLPLGAAVLMQQTSPTITAIIACWLLHEPFHPRICLAALLGWLGVGLAVQPEWMGLSTATIPPMAVAISLSGAVFTALAYICVRNLVVSEHPLVIVYYFPLISVPLTLPFLWHDAVLPKGIDWIWLLAIGLFTQLGQVWITKGLALLPAGRAAIINYAQVLFAIFWGVLLFAEPINVWIVLGSVCVIISTLVGISTRSTPAAAMPSHQDPMGK; from the coding sequence ATGCAACAGGGTGACTCGCTGCCACTGGTAGCTCTCACATTCAGCAGGCTACGGCGCCGGTATAACCATGACACTAACTATCGGGGTACCTGCACCCTACTAGCCAGCGGGCTATCTTTTAGTTTGATGGCTGTTTGTGTCAAACACTTAGGCGGGCGTCTCCCAGTGGCTGAGGTAGTGCTAAGTCGCGCGGTGATCAGCTTAGCTATTACACGCTTGCTGTTACTAAAAGCTGGCGTGTCCCCGTGGGGTAAACGTAAAGGCCTCCTTGCCCTCCGCGGTATATTAGGTACAGCAGCGTTGTTCTGTGTCTTTTATGCTTTGACTCAGCTGCCTCTTGGGGCTGCCGTCTTAATGCAGCAGACTAGCCCTACCATTACTGCAATCATAGCCTGTTGGCTGCTGCATGAGCCATTTCATCCCCGGATTTGCTTGGCAGCTCTACTAGGCTGGCTAGGTGTTGGTCTAGCAGTGCAACCAGAGTGGATGGGTCTCAGTACTGCTACTATACCACCTATGGCTGTAGCAATCAGTCTTTCTGGTGCTGTATTCACTGCCCTAGCTTATATCTGTGTTAGAAACCTTGTTGTTAGTGAACATCCACTAGTTATAGTCTACTACTTTCCACTGATCTCAGTGCCACTAACCCTACCTTTCCTCTGGCATGATGCAGTCTTGCCAAAAGGGATAGACTGGATATGGCTTCTAGCTATCGGTCTGTTTACACAGTTAGGGCAGGTTTGGATCACAAAAGGTCTTGCTCTACTGCCAGCTGGGCGAGCCGCGATTATCAACTATGCCCAGGTACTATTTGCCATCTTCTGGGGCGTGCTGCTGTTTGCTGAACCTATAAATGTGTGGATAGTCCTAGGATCAGTTTGTGTGATAATTAGTACACTGGTTGGCATTAGTACTCGGAGCACACCCGCTGCTGCTATGCCAAGTCATCAAGACCCAATGGGTAAGTAA
- a CDS encoding DNA primase produces the protein MASLRIHSHTIDAVKERADIVDIVSEHVVLKKRGQEFIGICPFHDDSRPSMTVSPAKQFYYCFSCGAGGNAIKFLMEFQHQSFADVVLQLARRYQLTVETIGGFQQKQLRQQLSHREQLYRALALSASWFRNQLCSSEGEMARTYLKEKRGLGETTLKVFGIGYAPDCWDALLSYLGRVEQIPPSLLEKAGLAAPRKGGKGFYDRFRHRVMIPISDRQGRIVGFGGRSLNQAGPKYLNSPETEVFEKSKHIFGLNLAANAIRHEDQAVIVEGYFDVMALHAVGITNAVASLGTALSASQITQICRCSDSKRVVLSFDTDRAGIKAANRAISEVEQLALQGQLELRVLQLPLGKDPDEFLKTNSSGSYRVLLNQAPLWLDWQITQVLRDRDLSQADQFQQAISALVLLLGKLTQPTVRTHYLKQVAEHLSGGQGRLALQLEEDLRRQVKGKRLLSYSRRHENLVEISQRERCEAEILRLYLHCPVHRAAIRRELRQRGLDEFDLGHHRLFWEAITELERIRLGTNRLEAINCGNDSGIELAELDMPQLLSSQLLLEDDSLLARLALLLEPEEVHRASLDQPLHQLRGAVALLERQKSLKRCQHLLEAWSEQHLQTLEQCITVLLETPTLIDEASNTNMEVCIQSLFEELNSNAIKFQRLYYSEREHIIHLDRQRCGGYTANDI, from the coding sequence ATGGCCAGCCTCCGCATTCATTCCCACACTATCGATGCCGTCAAAGAGCGAGCTGACATCGTCGACATAGTCAGTGAGCATGTGGTGCTAAAAAAGAGGGGACAAGAATTCATTGGCATCTGTCCATTTCATGATGACAGCAGACCCTCAATGACTGTCTCGCCAGCCAAGCAATTCTACTACTGCTTTTCTTGTGGAGCTGGTGGCAATGCTATCAAGTTCTTGATGGAGTTCCAGCATCAGAGCTTTGCTGATGTAGTACTTCAACTAGCGCGCCGCTATCAACTAACAGTCGAGACTATAGGCGGTTTTCAGCAAAAACAGCTGCGACAGCAGCTCTCTCACCGTGAGCAGCTATACCGTGCCCTTGCACTTTCAGCAAGTTGGTTCCGCAACCAGTTGTGTAGCTCTGAAGGAGAAATGGCTCGTACTTACCTAAAGGAAAAACGTGGTTTAGGTGAGACTACACTCAAAGTATTTGGTATTGGCTATGCCCCAGATTGCTGGGATGCGCTGCTGAGTTACCTGGGACGTGTTGAGCAGATACCGCCATCTTTGCTTGAAAAAGCTGGTCTTGCCGCACCCCGTAAAGGAGGCAAAGGCTTTTACGATCGTTTCCGACATCGCGTAATGATACCGATTAGTGACCGTCAAGGACGCATAGTTGGCTTTGGCGGTCGTAGCCTTAACCAAGCCGGACCTAAATATTTAAACTCACCTGAAACCGAGGTCTTTGAAAAGAGTAAGCATATCTTTGGCCTAAACCTAGCTGCTAATGCTATCCGACATGAAGACCAGGCTGTCATTGTCGAAGGCTACTTCGATGTTATGGCTCTGCATGCGGTGGGGATTACTAATGCTGTTGCTTCTCTTGGCACAGCACTGAGCGCAAGTCAGATTACCCAGATCTGTCGCTGTAGCGACAGCAAGCGGGTAGTACTGAGCTTTGATACTGATCGTGCTGGTATTAAAGCCGCCAATAGAGCTATCAGCGAAGTCGAGCAACTAGCCCTACAGGGTCAGCTAGAACTACGAGTACTCCAGCTACCTCTCGGCAAAGATCCTGATGAGTTCCTCAAGACAAACAGTTCTGGAAGCTACCGGGTACTATTAAATCAAGCCCCACTCTGGCTTGACTGGCAAATCACGCAGGTCTTGCGAGATCGAGATCTTAGCCAAGCTGATCAGTTTCAGCAGGCTATTTCTGCTTTAGTACTACTGTTAGGTAAATTAACGCAACCCACTGTTCGTACCCATTACCTAAAGCAGGTTGCCGAACACCTCAGTGGGGGTCAAGGTCGCCTGGCACTTCAGCTTGAGGAAGATTTGCGCCGCCAGGTCAAGGGTAAGCGCTTGCTTAGTTATTCTAGGCGCCATGAAAATCTTGTAGAGATCAGCCAGCGCGAGCGCTGTGAGGCCGAGATCCTACGTTTGTACTTGCACTGCCCAGTCCATAGGGCTGCAATCCGGCGTGAGCTGAGACAGCGCGGTCTTGACGAATTTGACCTTGGACACCATCGTTTGTTCTGGGAAGCTATTACAGAACTCGAGAGAATTAGGCTTGGCACTAATCGTCTCGAAGCCATCAACTGTGGTAATGACTCTGGCATTGAACTAGCTGAACTTGATATGCCCCAACTATTAAGCAGCCAGTTACTGCTCGAAGATGATTCTCTGCTAGCGCGTCTGGCACTGTTGCTCGAGCCAGAAGAAGTACATCGTGCCTCCCTTGATCAACCACTACACCAGCTGCGCGGTGCAGTAGCCTTGCTTGAGCGACAAAAGAGTTTGAAGCGCTGTCAGCATTTACTTGAGGCTTGGAGTGAGCAACACTTGCAAACCCTAGAGCAGTGCATTACAGTTTTGTTGGAGACACCGACATTGATTGACGAGGCGTCCAACACAAATATGGAAGTCTGTATCCAGTCTCTGTTTGAGGAGTTAAATAGTAATGCCATAAAGTTTCAGCGGCTTTATTATAGCGAGAGGGAACACATTATACATCTCGACCGGCAACGCTGCGGCGGCTATACCGCCAACGATATCTAA
- a CDS encoding 23S rRNA (pseudouridine(1915)-N(3))-methyltransferase RlmH, translating to MKEKERDAKLKHFRKLWKLTTLLYTSHYRIIAIGRIRRWWIQEGINLYLRRLPGLTITELRGSTLSKEAEGIMATFNNRGILTALAEEGETLTSKAFAQRLVSYESQRLTFLIGGAEGLSPKIKAKAQWKLSLSPMTLPHELARLMLVEQLFRAQSIIQNSPYHRSVN from the coding sequence TTGAAGGAAAAGGAAAGGGATGCAAAATTGAAGCACTTTAGGAAATTATGGAAGTTGACGACATTATTGTATACCTCTCACTACCGTATCATAGCTATTGGCCGAATTCGCAGATGGTGGATTCAGGAGGGGATTAACCTTTATCTCCGGCGGCTCCCAGGTCTAACAATAACTGAGCTGCGGGGCAGCACTCTTTCAAAAGAAGCGGAGGGAATCATGGCTACATTTAACAATCGTGGGATCCTCACAGCATTGGCAGAGGAAGGAGAAACCTTAACTTCCAAAGCATTTGCACAACGCCTGGTATCGTATGAGAGTCAGCGACTAACTTTCCTAATTGGCGGGGCAGAAGGACTAAGCCCTAAGATTAAAGCTAAAGCTCAGTGGAAGCTAAGCCTCTCTCCAATGACGTTGCCACACGAACTTGCAAGACTAATGCTAGTGGAGCAGCTATTCCGCGCTCAATCAATTATTCAGAATAGTCCCTACCACAGGTCTGTCAATTAA
- a CDS encoding pentapeptide repeat-containing protein — protein sequence MQAWAHTKRFILGYQVYTRVLSLLVSLFLVILLPCQPSLAAMDYAKQVLIEADFSKRDLRGVTFNLTNLREANLSGSDLRGASLFGAKLQDAKLKGADLREATLDSAVFDGTDLSNAVLENAFAFNTRFKNVTITGADFTNVPLRNDVLKALCATAEGTNPVTGRTTRDSLGCP from the coding sequence GTGCAAGCTTGGGCTCATACTAAAAGGTTTATCTTGGGGTACCAGGTGTATACTCGTGTTCTGTCTCTCCTAGTCTCTCTATTTTTGGTAATTCTGTTGCCATGCCAGCCTAGCCTTGCAGCCATGGACTATGCTAAGCAAGTGCTGATCGAGGCTGACTTCTCAAAACGTGATTTGCGAGGCGTTACTTTCAACCTGACTAATTTACGCGAGGCAAACCTATCAGGAAGCGACCTGCGCGGTGCTAGTTTATTCGGCGCTAAGCTTCAAGATGCTAAGCTTAAGGGTGCTGACTTAAGAGAAGCAACACTCGACTCTGCGGTCTTCGACGGTACAGATCTCAGTAATGCAGTGCTGGAAAATGCTTTTGCCTTTAACACACGTTTTAAAAACGTAACAATTACTGGAGCTGATTTCACAAATGTGCCATTAAGAAACGATGTGTTGAAAGCCCTATGTGCTACGGCTGAAGGTACCAACCCTGTAACTGGCCGTACTACCCGCGATAGTCTTGGCTGCCCTTGA
- a CDS encoding 16S rRNA (adenine(1518)-N(6)/adenine(1519)-N(6)) - dimethyltransferase RsmA: MAPLKSATRKRFGQHWLKDTTVLNQIIYAAKLVPEDRILEIGPGRGALTRHLLASPAAMVHAIELDHNLVGKLRQDFGRDPRFSLCEGDALRVSLELPNKIQATKVVANIPYNITGPLLKRLLGSFSDPVEPTFGRLVLLVQREIAERIQAQPGSSNFSAISVRMQLISHCFSICAVASHCFQPPPKVQSEVIVIEPLPKSQRPDSDLARRVDALLRMAFQARRKMLRSTLLGIAPIEQLWNLANRAGIHLNQRPQDLEPKAWLRLAEELARVDCYS, from the coding sequence ATGGCACCTTTAAAATCTGCTACCCGCAAACGTTTCGGACAGCACTGGCTTAAGGACACAACTGTTTTGAACCAAATTATCTATGCAGCTAAGTTGGTTCCAGAGGACCGTATCTTGGAGATTGGTCCTGGTCGTGGGGCCCTTACTAGGCACCTATTAGCTTCTCCCGCTGCAATGGTACACGCTATTGAACTAGACCATAACTTAGTAGGCAAACTGCGGCAAGACTTTGGTCGTGACCCACGCTTCAGCCTATGTGAGGGTGATGCTCTTAGGGTGTCTTTAGAGCTACCCAATAAAATTCAAGCTACTAAGGTAGTAGCTAACATTCCCTACAATATAACTGGTCCGTTACTAAAGCGATTGCTAGGTAGCTTTAGTGATCCTGTAGAACCTACTTTTGGACGGCTTGTTCTACTCGTTCAACGAGAAATAGCTGAGCGTATCCAGGCACAACCCGGAAGTAGTAACTTTAGTGCAATAAGTGTACGTATGCAACTGATAAGCCATTGTTTTAGTATCTGTGCTGTTGCTTCTCATTGCTTTCAGCCACCACCGAAAGTGCAGTCTGAAGTAATTGTTATTGAACCTTTGCCAAAGTCGCAGCGACCTGACTCAGACCTCGCACGACGCGTAGACGCATTGCTGCGTATGGCTTTCCAGGCTCGCCGTAAAATGCTGCGCAGCACGCTGTTAGGAATTGCGCCAATTGAGCAGCTCTGGAACCTGGCAAACCGTGCGGGAATCCATCTCAATCAGCGACCTCAAGACCTGGAGCCAAAAGCCTGGCTGAGGCTTGCTGAAGAGCTGGCTAGGGTCGACTGTTATAGTTAA
- a CDS encoding 4-diphosphocytidyl-2C-methyl-D-erythritol kinase: MHKVSLQVSAPAKVNLHLEVLGLRSDGFHELALMMQSINLADELLFDDTNDGVIRLTCDDLNLDTGPDNLVMQAAKLLRHYSGCHQLGAHIHLCKHIPIGAGLAGGSSDGAATLVGLNVLWRLGLHRQELENLAARLGSDMPFCIAGGRQLCFGRGERLEPLSTPHWPTALLLVKNPKVSVSTSWAYRRYRKLFETRYLTDETAFEIRRQQLRSQFGFVTAGSSSLSLPLRNDLQEAVAPATLSVKVALELLQAVPDTQAVAMSGSGPSCFALFADMQQAASVMELNRLSFEAAGFQVWCCSFLSQGVKVLR, from the coding sequence GTGCATAAGGTGAGTCTACAGGTGAGCGCCCCTGCCAAGGTGAATTTGCATCTGGAGGTGCTGGGTTTGCGGTCAGATGGCTTTCACGAGCTGGCTCTGATGATGCAGAGTATCAATCTTGCTGATGAGCTTCTATTCGACGACACAAATGATGGTGTAATCAGACTAACTTGTGACGATCTCAACCTCGACACTGGCCCAGATAACCTGGTTATGCAGGCAGCTAAATTGTTGCGCCACTACTCTGGTTGCCACCAGCTTGGGGCACATATCCACTTGTGTAAACATATCCCGATAGGTGCTGGCCTAGCAGGAGGTTCTAGTGATGGTGCTGCAACCTTAGTTGGCCTAAATGTGCTCTGGAGGCTTGGGCTGCATAGACAAGAGTTGGAAAACTTAGCAGCTCGTCTAGGATCTGACATGCCATTTTGCATAGCTGGCGGGAGGCAGCTTTGCTTCGGACGCGGAGAACGCCTAGAGCCCCTATCAACACCACATTGGCCTACTGCACTCTTACTGGTTAAGAACCCGAAGGTAAGTGTATCAACATCCTGGGCCTACCGCCGTTACCGCAAACTTTTTGAGACGCGGTACCTTACTGATGAAACTGCATTTGAGATTCGTCGCCAGCAACTTCGTAGTCAGTTCGGTTTCGTAACTGCTGGCAGTAGCAGTCTTTCTCTACCCCTGCGCAATGATTTGCAGGAAGCTGTGGCGCCGGCAACACTTTCTGTGAAGGTTGCTCTCGAGCTACTGCAAGCTGTACCAGATACACAGGCTGTGGCTATGAGCGGGTCAGGACCTAGCTGCTTTGCACTGTTTGCTGATATGCAGCAGGCGGCATCAGTAATGGAACTCAACCGCTTAAGTTTTGAGGCAGCGGGATTCCAGGTCTGGTGTTGCTCATTTCTGTCACAAGGCGTCAAAGTGCTGAGATGA
- a CDS encoding alpha-ketoacid dehydrogenase subunit beta: MAGTLFFNALREAIDEEMARDPYVCVIGEDVGHYGGSYKVTKDLYEKYGALRVLDTPIAENSFTGMAVGAAMTGLRPIVEGMNMGFLLLAFNQISNNMGMLRYTSGGNYKIPTVVRGPGGVGRQLGAEHSQRLEAYFHAVPGIKIVACSTPTNAKGLMKAAIRDDNPVLFFEHVLLYNLSEALPKGEFTCALDQADIVREGSDLTILTYSRMRHHCLKALEQLDADGISAELIDLISLKPFDMETIARSIRKTNRVIVVEECMKTGGIGAELISLIIEECFDDLDACPVRLSSQDIPTPYNGSLENLTIIQPHQIVEAARQITGQKL, translated from the coding sequence GTGGCAGGGACGCTTTTCTTCAATGCACTCCGTGAAGCTATCGACGAGGAGATGGCCCGAGACCCCTATGTCTGTGTAATAGGGGAAGATGTGGGCCACTATGGCGGCTCATACAAGGTCACTAAAGATCTTTATGAAAAGTACGGCGCACTCCGAGTTCTAGACACACCAATCGCTGAGAACAGTTTCACTGGCATGGCAGTTGGTGCAGCAATGACTGGTCTACGGCCAATCGTAGAGGGCATGAACATGGGTTTTTTGCTGCTGGCATTTAACCAAATCTCCAACAACATGGGCATGTTGCGTTACACTAGTGGTGGTAACTACAAGATTCCTACAGTTGTGCGGGGACCAGGTGGCGTTGGCCGTCAACTTGGTGCTGAGCACAGCCAGCGTCTTGAAGCCTACTTTCACGCGGTGCCCGGCATTAAGATAGTGGCCTGTAGTACTCCTACGAATGCTAAGGGCCTGATGAAAGCAGCTATTCGCGATGATAACCCTGTCTTATTTTTTGAGCATGTTCTACTCTATAACCTTAGTGAGGCTTTACCAAAGGGAGAGTTCACTTGTGCTTTAGACCAGGCAGATATAGTACGCGAGGGCAGTGATTTAACAATTCTCACCTACTCTCGCATGCGCCACCATTGTCTCAAGGCACTAGAGCAGTTAGATGCTGATGGCATCAGTGCTGAACTGATTGATCTGATTAGTCTCAAACCCTTTGATATGGAGACGATTGCACGGTCAATTCGCAAGACAAACCGAGTAATTGTTGTTGAAGAATGTATGAAAACCGGCGGTATCGGTGCAGAGTTGATCAGCCTGATTATTGAGGAATGCTTTGACGATCTCGATGCTTGTCCTGTAAGACTCTCTAGCCAAGATATTCCAACGCCTTACAATGGCAGCCTAGAGAATCTAACGATTATTCAACCACATCAAATTGTTGAGGCAGCGCGTCAAATTACAGGCCAGAAGCTTTAA
- a CDS encoding protein translocase subunit SecD, with amino-acid sequence MGRQQGWLTLILALTALATAALASFPLQLGLDLRGGSQLTLRVQPDSETSVVQAEQLEAVRQVLDRRINGLGVEESALQTLGSSQLVLQLAGEADPSKAAEVLGKTALLEFRAEKEDSSSQLQQLTQLRALLGLIQARVGPDNTLTEQDSELIQQAREALQLPIVDNTEEVPEQLKQLQDSVDELISQAYGLTQLTGKNLTRAGIAPEPNRPDVWVVTLDFNKDGGDRFAELTRNIADTGKTLGIFLDGRRISAAVVGPEFKETGISGGAAQISGGFSFEEARELEILLRGGSLPLPVTIIEQRTVGPSLGAENVRRSLVAALTGLALVVVFMILVYRLAGIVAMVALSLYLLFNLATYTLIPVTLTLPGIAGLILSIGMAVDANILVFKRVKDELQQGNTLIRSIEAGFSRAFSSILDGHLTTLISCAALFLLGTGFIKGFAATLGIGVSLSLFTALSCTRTLLRFLMTYPALRRVTYFLPAHELPSASPLNLIN; translated from the coding sequence ATGGGTCGACAACAGGGCTGGCTTACTTTAATTCTAGCACTGACAGCTTTAGCAACAGCTGCACTAGCCTCTTTTCCTCTGCAGCTTGGTCTCGATCTGCGTGGCGGCAGTCAACTAACCCTACGAGTACAGCCTGATAGCGAAACCAGTGTTGTTCAAGCTGAGCAGTTAGAAGCAGTGAGGCAGGTCCTTGATCGCCGCATTAACGGACTCGGGGTAGAGGAATCTGCTCTGCAAACTCTCGGTAGTAGTCAGCTCGTGCTCCAGCTCGCTGGCGAGGCAGATCCATCTAAAGCTGCAGAAGTGCTAGGCAAGACTGCATTGCTTGAATTCCGAGCTGAGAAAGAGGACTCTAGCTCTCAATTACAACAGCTAACCCAGTTGCGTGCTCTACTTGGTTTGATCCAAGCCCGTGTTGGACCTGACAACACTCTAACAGAGCAAGATAGTGAACTTATACAGCAGGCCAGGGAAGCTCTGCAATTGCCCATAGTTGATAACACTGAGGAAGTTCCGGAGCAGCTGAAGCAGCTACAAGACAGTGTCGATGAACTTATCAGTCAGGCTTACGGATTAACACAACTTACTGGTAAGAATCTAACTAGGGCCGGTATCGCACCAGAGCCGAACCGCCCAGATGTCTGGGTAGTTACTCTTGACTTTAATAAGGATGGTGGAGATCGCTTTGCAGAGCTTACCCGCAATATTGCCGATACTGGAAAAACCTTAGGCATTTTTCTCGACGGCCGCCGCATCAGCGCCGCTGTTGTTGGACCTGAGTTTAAAGAGACTGGCATCAGTGGTGGGGCAGCTCAGATCTCAGGTGGCTTTAGCTTTGAGGAGGCACGTGAGCTGGAAATACTTCTCCGTGGTGGATCGCTACCACTACCTGTCACAATAATCGAGCAACGTACTGTTGGCCCATCCTTAGGCGCTGAAAATGTACGTCGTAGTCTAGTAGCTGCTCTAACTGGATTAGCTCTTGTAGTTGTATTCATGATTCTAGTTTATCGCTTGGCAGGTATAGTAGCTATGGTAGCTCTTAGCTTGTACCTCTTATTTAACCTAGCGACTTATACTTTAATCCCCGTTACTTTAACATTGCCTGGTATTGCTGGTCTCATACTTAGTATTGGTATGGCTGTAGATGCCAACATACTAGTTTTTAAGCGGGTTAAAGATGAGCTACAGCAAGGTAATACTCTCATACGCTCGATCGAAGCTGGCTTTTCCCGAGCTTTCTCCTCAATTCTCGATGGCCATCTCACTACTCTAATTAGTTGCGCTGCACTTTTCTTGCTAGGTACAGGTTTTATTAAGGGGTTTGCAGCGACTCTTGGTATTGGTGTTTCACTAAGCCTTTTCACTGCCCTTAGCTGCACTCGGACGCTACTGCGCTTTCTGATGACTTATCCTGCTTTACGGCGTGTTACATACTTCCTCCCCGCCCATGAACTTCCTTCGGCTTCCCCTCTTAACCTAATCAATTGA
- a CDS encoding protein translocase subunit SecF, with amino-acid sequence MAVVTSRAIQPRLAICRQRSLIWMISAILLLLSLVGLVLSWLNPTIRSPLRPGLDFTGGTQIQLERACGDICNSLSSLQINQFLAEISLSSDTNLPLLDGARVQLLDSSQSLALRLPTLTPTQGQVVISALEKVAGPFIPGSQAIDTIGPTLGSQLFRSSLISLSVALVSIAIYISIRFDRLFAVLALIALAHDVLIVCGVFAWLGLLYALEVNSLFAVALLTIAGYSVNDTVVVFDQIRECRRVDVDLPLRIQIDNAVSVTLTRTLYTSGTTLLPLLTLILFGGSTLFWFAVALALGVIVGSWSSIALAPSLLSLRETAI; translated from the coding sequence ATGGCCGTTGTCACTTCTAGGGCTATACAACCACGGCTCGCAATCTGCCGTCAGCGTAGTCTTATATGGATGATCTCAGCAATCTTATTGTTACTGTCTCTAGTTGGATTGGTACTGAGCTGGTTAAATCCAACCATCAGGTCACCGCTGCGTCCAGGGCTTGACTTCACTGGAGGTACGCAGATCCAGCTTGAGCGCGCTTGTGGCGATATCTGTAATAGTCTCTCTTCACTCCAGATAAATCAGTTCCTCGCAGAGATCTCTCTATCTTCTGACACTAACCTACCCCTACTGGATGGGGCACGTGTGCAGCTCCTCGATAGTTCTCAGTCTCTTGCACTACGACTACCCACTCTTACGCCTACCCAGGGTCAGGTAGTAATCAGCGCACTAGAAAAAGTTGCTGGGCCATTCATTCCTGGTAGCCAAGCTATCGACACGATCGGGCCAACTCTGGGATCTCAGCTATTTCGCAGCAGCTTAATTTCTCTATCGGTTGCTTTGGTTTCAATCGCAATTTACATCAGCATACGCTTTGACCGACTTTTCGCTGTGCTAGCTCTCATAGCCTTAGCACATGACGTGTTAATTGTCTGTGGTGTATTTGCTTGGCTCGGACTATTATACGCTCTTGAAGTAAATAGTCTCTTTGCTGTCGCCTTGCTTACTATTGCAGGGTACTCAGTCAATGACACCGTCGTAGTCTTTGACCAGATTCGTGAGTGTCGTCGTGTTGACGTCGATTTACCGTTGAGGATACAAATTGACAATGCTGTTTCAGTAACACTAACGCGTACACTTTATACTAGCGGAACTACACTTTTGCCACTACTAACGCTAATTCTATTTGGAGGTTCTACTCTGTTCTGGTTTGCGGTTGCGCTCGCACTGGGAGTTATTGTAGGTAGCTGGTCAAGTATAGCTCTAGCCCCATCGCTCCTAAGTCTACGCGAGACTGCTATTTGA
- a CDS encoding AI-2E family transporter produces MKFPQWLALTTFLAAVVLLWSLRDVLIHLFAAVVLAMAICTLVGAIRKHSPGMSRSQALLITIFGLVLVVALALAVIVPPFIDQFYQLIVELPRAWSELRDLAAGLLNGVSAMIYGAPQESSDWSSRLREGGLTTLPSGSDLAAGLQQLVGLAGNLGSGLLQIIFVLAVALMVSVQPMAYREVAILLLPSFYRHRARTIMFQCGKALSSWMIGVLISSICVGVLAGIGLSLLGIKLVIANAVLAGMLNVIPNIGPTLSTIFPMSVALLDAPWKAVAVLGLYVVVQNLESYVITPSVMQYQVNLLPGFTLTAQFIFTVLFGPLGLLLALPLTVMLQVLIREVIVRDLLDSWG; encoded by the coding sequence TTGAAATTTCCACAGTGGCTGGCGCTTACTACATTCTTAGCGGCGGTAGTTTTGCTGTGGAGCCTGCGTGATGTTCTAATCCATCTTTTCGCTGCTGTTGTGTTGGCTATGGCAATTTGCACGCTGGTAGGTGCTATACGTAAGCATTCACCAGGGATGTCGCGTAGCCAGGCACTGCTGATCACAATTTTTGGTCTAGTCCTTGTGGTGGCACTAGCGCTAGCTGTTATCGTTCCACCATTTATTGACCAGTTCTATCAGCTAATTGTAGAACTTCCGCGAGCTTGGAGCGAGCTCCGTGACCTGGCTGCTGGGCTTCTCAATGGTGTCTCAGCGATGATCTATGGAGCACCACAAGAAAGTAGTGACTGGAGCAGTAGACTTCGTGAAGGTGGATTAACTACCCTTCCATCTGGTTCTGATCTGGCAGCTGGACTACAGCAGCTAGTGGGGCTTGCCGGTAATCTTGGCAGTGGGTTGCTGCAGATCATATTTGTATTAGCAGTTGCACTAATGGTGTCAGTACAGCCAATGGCCTACCGCGAGGTAGCAATTCTTCTGCTGCCTTCCTTCTACCGCCACCGCGCTCGTACTATCATGTTCCAGTGTGGTAAGGCACTCAGTAGCTGGATGATAGGGGTACTGATCAGCTCAATATGTGTAGGAGTTCTCGCAGGAATTGGTCTCTCTTTACTGGGAATCAAGCTTGTGATAGCAAATGCCGTTCTGGCAGGCATGCTTAATGTCATCCCAAATATTGGCCCAACACTTAGTACTATTTTCCCAATGTCGGTGGCACTTCTAGATGCTCCTTGGAAAGCCGTAGCTGTCCTCGGTCTCTATGTGGTGGTACAAAACTTGGAAAGTTATGTGATCACTCCATCGGTGATGCAGTACCAGGTCAACTTATTGCCTGGATTTACGCTTACAGCACAGTTCATATTCACAGTGCTATTTGGACCACTCGGCTTACTATTAGCATTACCATTGACTGTTATGCTTCAGGTGCTAATACGTGAGGTAATTGTTCGAGACTTACTAGACAGCTGGGGGTAA